A region from the Mustela erminea isolate mMusErm1 chromosome 10, mMusErm1.Pri, whole genome shotgun sequence genome encodes:
- the SPEN gene encoding msx2-interacting protein isoform X2: MVRETRHLWVGNLPENVREEKIIEHFKRYGRVESVKILPKRGSEGGVAAFVDFVDIKSAQKAHNSVNKMGDRDLRTDYNEPGTIPSAARGLDDTVSIASRSREVSGFRGGGGGPAYGPPPSLHAREGRYERRLDGASDNRERAYEHSAYGHHERGTGGFDRTRHYDQDYYRDPRERTLQHGLYYASRSRSPNRFDAHDPRYEPRAREQFTLPSVVHRDIYRDDITREVRGRRPERNYQHSRSRSPHSSQSRNQSPQRLASQASRPTRSPSGSGSRSRSSSSDSISSSSSTSSDSTDSSSSSSDDSPARSVQSAAVPAPTSQLLSSLEKDEPRKSFGIKVQNLPVRSTDTSLKDGLFHEFKKFGKVTSVQIHGASEERYGLVFFRQQEDQEKALTASKGKLFFGMQIEVTAWIGPETESENEFRPLDERIDEFHPKATRTLFIGNLEKTTTYHDLRNIFQRFGEIVDIDIKKVNGVPQYAFLQYCDIASVCKAIKKMDGEYLGNNRLKLGFGKSMPTNCVWLDGLSSNVSDQYLTRHFCRYGPVVKVVFDRLKGMALVLYNEIEYAQAAVKETKGRKIGGNKIKVDFANRESQLAFYHCMEKSGQDIRDFYEMLAERREERRGSYDYSQDRTYYENVRTPGAYPEDSRRDYPARGREFYSEWETYQGDYYESRYYDDPREYRDYRSDPYEQDIREYSYRQRERERERERFESDRDRDHERRPIERSQSPVHLRRPQSPGASPSQSERLPSDSERRIYSRSSDRSGSCSSLSPPRYDKLDKSRLERYSKNEKTDKERTFDPERVERERRLIRKEKVEKDKTEKQKRKGKIHSPSSQSSETDQENEREQSPEKSRSSNKLSREKADKEGIAKNRLELMPCVVLTRVKEKEGKVIDHSPLEKLKAKLDNDTAKSSALDQKLQVCQTEPAKSDLSKLESVRMKVPKEKGLSSHIEVVDKEGRLKPRKHLKPEQTADGVSAADLEKLEARKRRFADSNLKAERQKSEVKKSSPEMEDTRVLLKKQPDLSSRDVILLREGESERKPVRKEILKRESKKLKLDRLNAVPSPKDCQELASVSAGTGSRPTSDLQARLGELVCESVENQEIQSKKPIPSKPQLKQLQLVDDQGPEREDIRKNYCSLRDETLECKSGQEKPQSVNTEEKIGIDIDHTQSYRKQMEQSRRKQQMEMEIAKSEKFGSPKKDVDEYERRSLVHEVGKPPQDVTDDSPPSKKKRMDHVDFDICTKRERNYRSSRQISEDSERTGGSPSIRHGSFHEEDDPVGSPRLVSVKGSPKVDEKGLPYSNITVREESLKFNPYDSSRREQMADMAKIKLSVLSSEDELNRWDSQMKQDASRLDVSFPNSIIKRDSLRKRSVRDLEPGEVPSDSDEDGEHKPHSPRASALYESSRLSFLLRDREDKLRERDERLSSSLERNKFYSFALDKTITPDTKALLERAKSLSSSREENWSFLDWDSRFANFRNNKDKEKVDSAPRPIPSWYMKKKKIRTDSEGKMDDKKEDHKEEEQERQELFASRFLHSSIFEQDSKRLQHLERKDEDSDFISGRLYGRQTSDGANSTADLIQEPVVLFHSRFMELTRMQQKEKEKDQKPKEVEKQEDSEDHPETPEPASESKESELKTPPPTGPPAITAAAPESASSSLEKTTASEKAGEVPLETEEKPRELASTSEEAKPVSEQAATAVQQPEQADLPSGADTRKDAAGPPSAAEEGSSADPLPYLDTKPPTPGASFSQAEVPADPEPDSAQPPSKPTQTPEEADEPKVEKPNSAADVEPNANQKAEVVPEVQPQASEDVEVEPPVATKDKRPNKSKRSKTPVQAAAASTVEKPVTRKSERIDREKLKRSSSPRGEAQKLLELKMEAEKITRTASKNSAADTEHPEPSLPLSRTRRRNVRSVYATMADHESRSPVKEPTEQPRVTRKRLERELQEAAAVPTTPRRGRPPKTRRRAEEEEETEVKEPVETVRPAEGWRSPRAQKSGAAGGPQGKRGKNEPKVDAERLEAAAEVSPQVNVKENTKAKADKEEAGGEQKRDKKELSTDKNAPEAPAVEVVEKKTAPEKNSKSKRGRSRNSRSAADKAANLKNVDTSVSPSAAAGSGGLAADKEAAVAAGPAEKSESPQKEGGSSSQLSSGPAPPDTAAEEKEGVSASAPSPEANQLAKQMELEQAVENIAKLTESAAAAFKAAAADAPEGLSAEDGDKPAHQASETELAAAIGSIINDISGEAESFPAAAPYPAESQTDLQPRSQAPQPPGEGMEPETNEAVSGLLETEAATESSGPPASAPDPSAGPADTKEAGGNSGETSQPVPEARGPKEAEVPLARKEKGRQKTSRSRRKRNTNKKTGGTTETQVAEPDQVQSKSPATAEGTAVPPPETPQEEQQREKPQSAPPESCASDPSKTPSIENLSQESSVEAKTPTRAPAPPALPPPSQPAPVEEEPQARFKVHSIIESDPVTPPSDSSTPTPTVPLVTAAKLPPPVASGGVPHPSPPPKVTEWITRQEEPRAQSTSSPALPPDTKASDIDTSSSTLRKILMDPKYVSATGITSTSVTTAIAEPVSAAPCLHEVPPPPPVEPKKPLVEEKPAAPVPNTSDTQAPEVPVAAEKEKVAPVIAPKITSVISRMPVSIDLENSQKITLAKPAPQTLTGLVSALTGLVNVSLVPVNALTGPVNALKGPVKGSVATLKGLVNTPAGPVNVLKGPVNVLTGPVNVLTAPVNAAVGAVNAAAGTVNATVGTVNATAGAMNAGAVTVTAGAVTAASGSATATTTGTVTVAGAVITPSAKCKPRASTNENSRFHPGSMSVIDDRPADTGSGAGLRVNTSEGVVLLSYSGQKTEGPQRISAKISQIPPASAMDIEFQQSVSKSQVKPDSVTPSQPSPKGPQAPSGYANVATHSTLVLTAQTYNASPVISSVKADRPSLEKPEPIHLSVSTPVTQGGTVKVLTQGINTPPVLVHNQLVLTPSIVTTNKKLADPVTLKIETKVLQPANLGSALNPHHPPALPSKLPAEVNHVASGPSTPTDRTVTHLAATKPDAHSPRPSGPAPAPFPRTCHPSSTASAALSTNATVMLAAGIPVPQFISSIHPEQSVIMPPHSITQTVSLSHLSQGEVRMNTPALPSITYSIRPETLHSPRAPLQPQQIEVRAPQRAGTPQPAAAGVPALAPQHPPEEEVHYHLPVARAAAPVQSEVLVMQSEYRLHPYTVPRDVRIMVHPHVTAVSEQPRAADGVVKVPPASKVPQQPGKDATKTAEAKAATAPAPAPAPHGEARILTVTPSNQLQGLPLTPPVVVTHGVQIVHSSGELFQEYRYGDIRTYHGPAQLTHTQFPAAASIGLPPRTKAPAQGPAPEGEPLQPTQPAQSTQPAQPVQSTQPAQPTQPCQPTQLSQPGQPPSGKMPQVSQEAKGTQTGVDQPRLPTVPASRPAEPHVQVQRAQAETSQTSYPSPVSVSMKPDLPAPLPAQAAPKQPLFVPTTSSPSTPPGLALTHTEAQPAPKPDSAPHLTSQRPVDMVQLLKKYPIVWQGLLALKNDTAAVQLHFVSGNNVLAHRSLPLSEGGPPLRIAQRMRLEASQLEGVARRMTVETDYCLLLALPCGRDQEDVVSQTESLKAAFITYLQAKQAAGIINVPNPGSNQPAYVLQIFPPCEFSESHLSRLAPDLLASISNISPHLMIVIASV; this comes from the exons CACTGATTCCAGCAGCAGTTCAAGTGATGACTCTCCTGCCCGATCGGTTCAGTCAGCAGCCGTCCCAGCACCCACTTCCCAGTTGCTTTCATCCCTGGAAAAAGATGAGCCCCGTAAAAGTTTCGGGATCAAGGTTCAGAATCTTCCAGTACGCTCTACAG ATACAAGCCTTAAAGATGGCCTTTTCCATGAATTTAAGAAATTTGGAAAGGTGACTTCAGTGCAGATCCATGGAGCTTCAGAAGAGAGGTATGGTCTGGTATTCTTTCGGCAGCAAGAGGACCAAGAAAAAGCACTGACTGCatcaaaaggaaaacttttctttGGCATGCAAATTGAAGTAACAGCATGGATAGGGCCAG AAAcggaaagtgaaaatgaatttcgTCCTTTGGATGAAAGGATAGATGAATTTCACCCCAAAGCAACAAGAACCCTCTTCATCGGCAACCTTGAAAAAACCACTACTTACCATGACCTTCGCAACATCTTCCAGCGCTTTGGAGAAATTGTG GATATTGATATTAAGAAAGTAAACGGAGTTCCTCAGTATGCGTTCTTGCAATACTGTGATATTGCCAGCGTTTGTAAGGCTATTAAGAAGATGGATGGGGAGTACCTTGGAAATAACCGCCTCAAG ctGGGTTTTGGAAAAAGCATGCCTACAAACTGTGTGTGGTTAGACGGGCTTTCTTCAAACGTGTCGGATCAGTATTTAACACGACATTTCTGCCGATATGGGCCTGTGGTAAAG gtGGTGTTTGACCGCTTAAAAGGCATGGCTCTGGTTCTCTACAATGAAATTGAATATGCACAAGCAGCTGTAAAAGAGACCAAGGGGAGGAAGATCGGCGGAAATAAAATTAAG gtggATTTTGCAAATCGAGAAAGTCAGCTGGCGTTTTATCACTGTATGGAAAAATCTGGTCAAGATATCAGAGACTTTTATGAAATGTTAGCAGAAAGaag AGAGGAACGAAGGGGATCTTACGACTATAGCCAAGATCGTACATATTATGAGAATGTTCGTACTCCAGGCGCCTATCCTGAGGATTCCAGACGGGACTATCCAGCCCGAGGGCGAGAATTTTATTCAGAATGGGAAACTTACCAAGGAGACTACTATGAATCACGATACTATGACGATCCTCGCGAGTACAGGGATTACAGAAGTGACCCTTATGAACAAGATATTCGGGAGTACAGTTACCGGCAAAGGGAACGAGAGCGAGAACGCGAAAGGTTTGAGTCTGACCGGGACAGAGACCACGAGAGGAGGCCGATTGAGCGCAGTCAGAGCCCAGTGCACTTGCGGCGCCCACAGAGTCCTGGAGCATCCCCCTCACAGTCGGAGCGGTTGCCAAGTGATTCTGAAAGGAGGATTTACAGCCGATCCTCAGACCGGAGTGGGAGCTGTAGCTCACTTTCTCCTCCAAGATACGATAAACTTGACAAATCTCGCTTGGAACGCTATagtaaaaatgagaagacagataaAGAAAGGACTTTTGATCCTGAGAGAGTGGAAAGAGAGAGACGcttaataaggaaggaaaaagtggAAAAGGACAAAACCGAAAAGCAGAAACGAAAAGGTAAAATTCATTCCCCTAGTTCTCAGTCTTCAGAGACAGaccaagaaaatgagagagaacagagcccTGAAAAATCAAGGAGTTCTAATAAACTGAGCAGAGAGAAAGCTGACAAAGAAGGAATAGCAAAAAACCGCCTGGAGCTCATGCCCTGTGTGGTTTTGACtcgagtgaaagagaaagaggggaaagttATTGACCACAGTCCTTTGGAAAAGCTGAAAGCCAAGCTTGATAATGACACTGCCAAGTCTTCTGCCCTAGATCAGAAACTCCAGGTCTGTCAGACGGAGCCTGCTAAGTCTGACTTGTCTAAACTGGAATCTGTTCGAATGAAAGTGCCAAAGGAAAAGGGACTGTCAAGCCACATAGAGGTGGTAGATAAGGAAGGTAGGCTTAAGCCCAGGAAGCACCTAAAACCAGAGCAGACTGCCGATGGGGTCAGCGCTGCAGATTTGGAAAAACTGGAAGCAAGGAAGAGGCGTTTCGCCGATTCCAATCTGAAAGCAGAAAGGCAAAAATCCGAAGTCAAGAAAAGTAGTCCAGAGATGGAAGACACTCGGgtacttttaaaaaagcagcCTGACTTATCATCTAGAGATGTCATTCTGCTGAGGGAAGGAGAATCAGAAAGAAAGCCCGTGAGGAAAGAAATTCTTAAACGAGAATCTAAAAAACTCAAACTAGACAGACTTAATGCTGTTCCCAGCCCCAAAGACTGTCAGGAGCTTGCCAGTGTTTCTGCCGGGACTGGCTCGAGGCCCACCTCAGACCTGCAAGCGAGGCTGGGAGAACTGGTGTGCGAATCTGTGGAAAATCAAGAAATCCAGTCCAAAAAACCCATTCCCTCAAAACCACAACTCAAACAGCTGCAGTTAGTAGATGATCAAGGACCAGAGAGAGAAGATATTAGGAAAAACTATTGCAGTCTTCGCGATGAGACACTTGAATGTAAATCAGGCCAAGAGAAACCACAGTCagtaaatactgaagaaaaaattGGCATTGATATTGATCACACGCAGAGTTACCGAAAACAAATGGAGCAGAGTCGTAGAAAACAGCAGATGGAGATGGAAATTGCCAAGTCTGAGAAGTTCGGCAGTCCTAAAAAAGATGTAGATGAATATGAAAGACGGAGTCTGGTTCACGAGGTGGGCAAACCCCCCCAAGATGTCACAGATGACTCTCCTCccagcaaaaagaaaaggatggacCACGTTGATTTTGATATCTGCAccaagagagagaggaattaCAGGAGTTCACGCCAAATCAGTGAAGACTCCGAAAGGACTGGCGGCTCTCCCAGTATCCGGCATGGTTCCTTCCATGAGGAGGACGACCCTGTGGGCTCCCCGAGGCTCGTGTCAGTAAAAGGGTCTCCTAAAGTAGATGAAAAAGGTCTCCCCTATTCTAACATAACAGTCAGAGAAGAGTCCTTAAAGTTTAATCCTTATGATTCTAGCAGGAGAGAACAGATGGCAGACATGGCCAAAATAAAGCTCTCTGTCTTGAGTTCTGAAGATGAACTAAATCGGTGGGATTCTCAAATGAAACAGGATGCCAGCAGATTGGACGTGAGTTTCCCGAACAGCATAATTAAGAGAGACAGCCTTCGAAAGAGGAGTGTACGTGACTTGGAACCTGGTGAGGTGCCTTCTGATTCTGATGAAGATGGTGAGCACAAGCCCCActcccccagagcctctgctTTATATGAGAGCTCTCGGCTGTCTTTTTTATTGAGGGACAGAGAAGATAAACTGCGTGAGCGAGATGAAAGACTCTCCAGTTCTTTAGAAAGgaacaaattttattcttttgcactGGATAAGACAATCACACCAGACACCAAGGCTTTGCTCGAGAGAGCTAAATCGCTGTCTTCATCTCGAGAAGAAAATTGGTCTTTTCTTGATTGGGACTCCCGTTTTGCTAATTTTCGAAacaacaaagataaagaaaaggttGACTCTGCCCCAAGACCTATTCCGTCCTggtacatgaaaaagaaaaaaattcggACTGATTCGGAAGGAAAAATGGATGACAAGAAAGAGGACCAtaaagaagaagaacaggaaaGACAGGAATTATTTGCATCTCGTTTTTTACACAGCTCGATCTTCGAACAAGATTCCAAGCGACTGCAGCATCtagagagaaaagatgaagacTCAGACTTCATTTCTGGTAGGTTGTATGGGCGGCAGACATCCGATGGTGCAAACAGCACAGCCGATTTGATCCAAGAGCCCGTAGTTCTTTTCCATAGCAGATTTATGGAACTCACGCGAatgcaacagaaagaaaaggaaaaagaccaaaaaccCAAAGAGGTTGAGAAACAGGAAGATAGCGAGGATCATCCTGAGACCCCAGAACCGGCTTCTGAGAGTAAAGAGTCAGAACTGAAGACTCCCCCTCCGACTGGGCCTCCTGCCATCACGGCTGCAGCTCCAGAGTCAGCCTCGTCGTCCCTGGAGAAGACGACAGCCAGTGAAAAAGCAGGGGAGGTGCCactggagacagaagagaaaccCAGGGAGCTGGCCTCCACCTCAGAAGAAGCAAAGCCCGTGTCTGAGCAGGCGGCCACCGCGGTGCAGCAACCTGAACAGGCCGACCTGCCCTCAGGAGCGGACACCAGGAAAGATGCTGCTGGGCCTCCCTCGGCTGCGGAAGAGGGCTCGTCCGCCGACCCGCTGCCTTACCTGGACACCAAGCCTCCGACTCCCGGGGCCTCGTTTTCCCAGGCGGAGGTCCCCGCAGATCCGGAACCTGATAGTGCCCAGCCGCCTTCCAAACCGACCCAGACGCCTGAGGAAGCCGATGAGCCAAAAGTGGAAAAGCCAAACTCCGCTGCTGACGTTGAACCTAATGCAAATCAGAAAGCTGAAGTTGTCCCCGAGGTTCAGCCTCAAGCTTCTGAAGACGTTGAGGTTGAGCCTCCGGTGGCTACAAAAGATAAAAGGCCAAACAAAAGCAAGCGTTCCAAGACCCCCGTCCAGGCCGCCGCGGCAAGTACTGTGGAGAAGCCGGTCACCAGGAAGAGCGAGCGCATAGACCGGGAGAAACTCAAGCGGTCCAGTTCTCCTCGGGGAGAAGCCCAGAAGCTTCTAGAgttgaagatggaggcagagaaaatTACCAGGACGGCCTCTAAAAACTCAGCCGCCGACACGGAACACCCTGAACCAAGTCTGCCCCTCAGCCGAACAAGGCGCCGGAACGTGAGGAGTGTCTATGCTACCATGGCTGACCACGAGAGCCGCTCTCCTGTCAAGGAGCCCACGGAGCAGCCACGAGTGACCAGGAAGAGACTGGAGCGAGAGCTGCAGGAGGCCGCGGCGGTCCCCACCACCCCGAGGAGGGGGAGGCCTCCGAAAACACGCCGCCGTgctgaagaagaggaggagaccgAGGTGAAAGAACCAGTTGAGACCGTCAGACCAGCCGAGGGATGGAGGTCCCCACGAGCCCAAAAGTCAGGAGCTGCTGGCGGCCCACAaggcaaaaggggaaaaaatgagccaaaagtagatgctGAACGTCTGGAAGCCGCAGCTGAGGTGAGTCCCCAAGTAAAcgtgaaagaaaacacaaaagccaAAGCTGATAAAGAAGAAGCAGGAGGTGAACAAAAACGTGACAAAAAGGAACTTAGCACAGACAAAAATGCACCAGAAGCCCCTGCAGTTGAAGTGGTGGAGAAAAAAACAGCGCCTGAAAAGAACTCCAAGTCCAAGAGAGGAAGATCTCGAAACTCCAGGTCGGCAGCGGACAAGGCTGCAAATCTGAAAAACGTGGACACCAGCGTCAGTCCGAGTGCGGCGGCAGGCTCCGGGGGGCTGGCGGCGGACAAGGAAGCGGCGGTGGCCGCTGGCCCCGCCGAGAAGAGCGAGAGTCCGCAGAAGGAAGGGGGTTCATCATCCCAGCTGAGCAGTGGTCCAGCCCCTCCGGACACGGCAgcggaggagaaggaaggggtgtCGGCCTCTGCGCCTTCCCCGGAAGCCAACCAGTTAGCCAAGCAGATGGAGCTGGAGCAGGCTGTGGAGAACATCGCAAAGCTCACCGAAAGCGCCGCCGCGGCCTTCAAGGCGGCCGCCGCAGATGCACCAGAGGGTCTCTCCGCCGAGGACGGGGACAAGCCGGCACACCAGGCCAGTGAGACAGAACTGGCTGCAGCCATTGGCTCCATCATCAATGACATttctggggaggcagagagcttCCCAGCAGCTGCACCTTACCCTGCAGAATCCCAGACAGATCTGCAGCCCCGCTCTCAGGCACCGCAGCCCCCTGGGGAAGGAATGGAGCCCGAGACCAATGAGGCCGTGTCTGGCCTCCTGGAGACCGAAGCTGCTACAGAATCTTCTGGGCCACCAGCCAGTGCCCCTGACCCCTCAGCAGGCCCAGCAGACACCAAGGAAGCTGGGGGGAATAGTGGTGAAACCTCCCAGCCAGTGCCAGAAGCCAGAGGACCAAAAGAAGCAGAAGTCCCTCTTGCTCGGAAAGAGAAAGGGCGTCAGAAGACAAGTCGATCACGTCGCAAACggaatacaaataagaaaacggGGGGCACTACAGAGACCCAGGTCGCCGAACCTGACCAAGTACAAAGCAAGAGTCCCGCTACAGCTGAGGGGACCGCGGTGCCACCCCCAGAAACTCcacaggaagagcagcagagagaaaagccCCAGTCTGCTCCACCCGAGTCCTGTGCTTCCGACCCAAGCAAGACTCCGTCCATCGAGAATCTGTCCCAGGAGAGCAGCGTTGAAGCAAAGACTCCCACCAGAGCGCCTGcgcccccagcccttcctcctccctcccagcccgcACCAGTGGAGGAGGAGCCACAAGCCAGATTCAAGGTGCATTCCATCATCGAAAGTGACCCCGTGACCCCACCCAGTGACTCAAGCACACCCACCCCCACGGTCCCTTTGGTAACTGCAGCAAAGCTCCCACCCCCTGTTGCCTCTGGTGGTGTGCCACACCCAAGTCCCCCTCCTAAGGTCACGGAGTGGATCACCAGGCAGGAGGAGCCTCGGGCTCAGTCCACCTCATCTCCAGCTCTTCCCCCAGACACAAAAGCTTCTGACATTGACACCAGCTCCAGTACGCTGAGAAAGATCCTCATGGACCCCAAATACGTCTCTGCCACTGGCATCACTTCCACGAGTGTCACCACTGCCATTGCGGAGCCTGTCAGCGCTGCCCCTTGCCTGCACGAGGTGCCACCCCCGCCTCCAGTTGAGCCTAAAAAGCCACTTGTAGAAGAAAAACCAGCAGCTCCAGTACCCAACACCTCTGACACGCAGGCCCCAGAGGTTCCAGTAGCGGCTGAAAAGGAAAAGGTGGCTCCGGTCATCGCTCCCAAAATCACTTCTGTGATTAGCCGGATGCCCGTGAGCATTGATCTGGAGAACTCGCAGAAGATAACTCTGGCAAAACCAGCTCCGCAAACCCTGACTGGCCTGGTGAGTGCTCTGACGGGCCTGGTGAACGTCTCCTTGGTCCCAGTGAACGCCCTGACCGGCCCCGTGAACGCCCTGAAGGGCCCCGTGAAGGGCTCGGTGGCCACGCTGAAGGGTTTGGTGAACACTCCTGCGGGTCCCGTGAACGTCCTCAAGGGGCCGGTGAATGTTCTGACGGGGCCGGTGAACGTTCTCACTGCTCCGGTGAATGCCGCCGTGGGCGCGGTGAATGCCGCCGCGGGCACGGTCAACGCCACTGTGGGCACCGTGAACGCCACCGCCGGCGCCATGAATGCAGGCGCCGTGACCGTCACAGCGGGGGCAGTGACTGCTGCATCTGGCAGTGCGACCGCCACTACAACAGGCACAGTGACGGTGGCAGGTGCAGTGATCACACCGTCGGCCAAGTGCAAACCCAGAGCCAGCACTAATGAGAACAGTCGGTTTCACCCGGGGTCTATGTCCGTGATCGACGACCGCCCGGCAGACACAGGCTCTGGTGCCGGGCTGCGTGTGAACACGTCTGAAGGGGTCGTGCTCCTGAGCTACTCGGGGCAGAAGACTGAAGGCCCGCAGCGGATAAGCGCCAAGATCAGCCAGATCCCCCCGGCCAGTGCCATGGACATCGAATTCCAACAGTCAGTGTCCAAGTCCCAGGTCAAGCCTGATTCTGTCACCCCGTCACAGCCTTCGCCCAAAGGCCCCCAGGCTCCTTCGGGCTATGCCAATGTGGCCACTCACTCTACTCTGGTACTGACGGCGCAGACGTATAACGCATCTCCTGTGATTTCATCCGTGAAGGCGGACCGTCCGTCCTTGGAGAAGCCCGAGCCCATTCACCTCTCTGTGTCCACACCTGTCACCCAGGGGGGCACAGTGAAGGTTCTCACCCAGGGCATAAACACACCCCCAGTGCTGGTTCACAACCAGCTGGTCCTCACCCCAAGCATAGTCACCACTAATAAAAAGCTTGCTGACCCTGTCACCCTCAAAATAGAGACCAAGGTCCTCCAGCCAGCGAATCTGGGGTCCGCCCTCaatccccaccaccctcctgcTCTGCCCAGCAAACTGCCTGCAGAAGTGAACCATGTCGCCTCGGGGCCCAGTACCCCGACAGATCGAACGGTCACCCACTTGGCAGCCACAAAGCCAGATGCGCACTCTCCTCGGCCCAGCGGGCCGGCACCGGCCCCGTTCCCAAGAACGTGCCACCCCAGCAGCACCGCGTCCGCCGCGCTCTCCACGAACGCCACGGTCATGCTGGCTGCGGGCATTCCCGTGCCTCAGTTCATCTCCAGCATACACCCGGAGCAGTCTGTCATCATGCCGCCCCACAGCATCACCCAGACCGTGTCCCTGAGCCACCTGTCCCAGGGCGAGGTGAGAATGAACACTCCCGCGCTACCCAGCATCACGTATAGCATCCGGCCCGAGACCCTTCACTCTCCGCGGGCCCCTCTGCAGCCCCAGCAGATAGAGGTCAGGGCCCCGCAGCGCGCGGGCACACCGCAGCCGGCCGCAGCTGGCGTGCCGGCCCTGGCCCCCCAGCACCCTCCCGAGGAGGAAGTGCATTACCACCTCCCTGTCGCTCGAGCTGCGGCCCCCGTGCAGTCCGAGGTGCTGGTCATGCAGTCCGAGTACCGCCTGCACCCCTACACCGTGCCCCGGGACGTGAGGATCATGGTACATCCGCATGTGACGGCGGTCAGCGAGCAGCCCCGGGCCGCCGACGGGGTGGTGAAGGTGCCACCGGCCAGCAAGGTCCCACAGCAGCCCGGGAAGGACGCCACCAAGACGGCGGAAGCCAAGGCAGCCAcagcccctgccccggcccccgccccccacggGGAGGCCCGCATCCTCACGGTCACCCCCAGCAACCAGCTGCAGGGGCTGCCTCTGACCCCGCCTGTGGTGGTGACCCACGGCGTGCAGATCGTGCACTCCAGTGGGGAGCTGTTCCAGGAGTACAGATACGGAGATATCCGCACCTACCACGGCCCTGCTCAGCTCACGCACACTCAGTTTCCTGCCGCTGCCTCCATCGGTCTACCTCCTCGGACCAAGGCTCCCGCTCAG GGCCCAGCTCCTGAAGGTGAGCCCTTGCAGCCCACTCAGCCTGCACAATCTACACAGCCTGCCCAACCCGTGCAGTCCACACAGCCTGCCCAGCCCACGCAGCCTTGCCAGCCCACCCAGCTCAGCCAGCCGGGCCAACCCCCAAGCGGCAAGATGCCTCAGGTCTCCCAGGAGGCGAAGGGGACCCAGACAGGAGTAGACCAGCCTCGCCTCCCAACCGTCCCTGCGAGCAGGCCAGCCGAGCCGCATGTGCAGGTTCAGAGGGCGCAGGCGGAAACGAGCCAGACCTCCTACCCCTCCCCCGTGTCCGTCTCCATGAAGCCTGACCTCccggcccctctccctgctcaggctGCCCCAAAGCAGCCATTGTTCGTCCCCACAACCTCAAGCCCCAGCACCCCTCCAGGACTGGCTCTGACACACACCGAAGCCCAGCCTGCTCCCAAACCGGATTCTGCTCCACACCTGACTTCCCAGAGGCCGGTGGATATGGTCCAGCTTCTGAAG AAGTACCCCATCGTGTGGCAGGGCCTCCTGGCCCTCAAGAACGACACGGCTGCCGTGCAGCTGCACTTCGTCTCTGGCAACAACGTGCTGGCCCATcggtctctgcccctctctgaaGGCGGCCCCCCGCTGAGGATCGCCCAGAGGATGCGGCTAGAGGCCTCGCAGCTGGAAGGGGTTGCCCGAAGGATGACG GTGGAGACGGATTACTGTCTGCTGCTGGCTCTGCCCTGTGGCCGTGACCAAGAGGATGTCGTGAGCCAGACCGAGTCCCTCAAGGCAGCCTTCATCACCTATCTGCAGGCCAAGCAGGCAGCAGGGATCATCAACGTCCCCAACCCTGGCTCCAATCAG CCTGCCTATGTGCTGCAGATCTTCCCACCCTGCGAGTTCTCGGAGAGCCACCTGTCCCGTCTGGCCCCCGACCTCCTTGCCAGCATCTCCAACATTTCTCCCCATCTTATGATTGTCATCGCCTCCGTGTGA